One window of Solwaraspora sp. WMMA2056 genomic DNA carries:
- a CDS encoding DUF1416 domain-containing protein, which produces MTAATTPSAATAAGCAAPDQSAPLPASVDLAKETVITGTVRTADGEVVAGAYVRLLDATGEFTAEVVTSPAGQFRFFAAPGSWTLRALSRHGNGDTPVTAAQGVNEVGVTVGG; this is translated from the coding sequence ATGACAGCTGCGACAACGCCGAGCGCCGCGACCGCTGCGGGCTGCGCCGCGCCGGACCAGTCCGCGCCGCTGCCCGCCAGCGTCGACCTGGCCAAGGAGACCGTGATCACCGGCACCGTACGGACCGCTGACGGCGAGGTCGTCGCCGGCGCGTACGTGCGGCTGCTGGACGCCACCGGTGAGTTCACCGCCGAGGTGGTGACCTCCCCGGCCGGCCAGTTCCGGTTCTTCGCCGCCCCGGGCAGCTGGACGCTGCGGGCCCTGTCCCGGCACGGCAACGGCGACACGCCGGTGACCGCCGCCCAGGGCGTCAACGAGGTCGGGGTGACCGTCGGCGGCTGA
- a CDS encoding lamin tail domain-containing protein — protein MAIGVVASLTTAAPATARAEASELRVHSVQYHPNGLDDGSGALLNREWLQLINRSKQAINLRGYTVHNNNGRTYRFGDVVIPANGGRVWLRSGSGDDTARTVYWNNGGFVWNVNGDKAFLRNRKGQSLHTCSWSYVKGRDWVRCPVNP, from the coding sequence GTGGCGATCGGAGTCGTCGCCTCACTGACCACTGCGGCGCCGGCGACGGCCCGTGCCGAAGCTTCTGAACTGCGAGTCCACAGCGTCCAGTACCACCCGAACGGGCTTGACGACGGCAGCGGAGCACTGCTCAACCGGGAATGGTTGCAGCTGATCAACCGGAGCAAGCAGGCCATCAATCTGCGCGGCTACACGGTGCACAACAACAACGGCCGGACCTACCGATTCGGCGATGTCGTCATTCCGGCAAACGGCGGCCGGGTGTGGCTGCGGTCGGGTTCCGGCGACGACACCGCACGGACCGTCTACTGGAACAATGGCGGATTCGTGTGGAACGTCAACGGCGACAAGGCATTCCTGCGGAACCGGAAAGGCCAGTCTCTGCACACCTGCTCCTGGTCCTACGTGAAGGGCCGGGACTGGGTGCGGTGCCCGGTCAACCCGTGA